One window from the genome of Vagococcus entomophilus encodes:
- a CDS encoding PTS transporter subunit EIIC: MAQYEHLVETIIESVGGKDNIENVTHCMTRLRFNLVDDELVNEGTLQKNPQIIMVQFSGGQLQVVIGTHVGDVYSELVDQVVLNQTKTTSKEEPKGLVNKFIETITKIITPTLGILIATSLVLGIQSLLLLFHLTNTTSGEYLILKALGNALFTFFPIVLGYTSAKAFHSDGFIGMIVGATLVFPSILTELTQGKAMYTLFSNTIFATPIYKTFFGIPIMFPSNGYTSTVIPIILAMFFISKLEKKLTTLIPKVMSFTLLPLITLIIGVPITILVFGPIANFASALITATIGFLYHASPILTAIVIGLFYQPLVLLGLHWPVVAIGINNLATQGFDTLLPMIYTVPFAQMAVVFAVYLRTKSQKEKSLCVPAMISTIFCIIEPAMYGITLPVKKRFAISCIASAVGAVIIAIFNVHNYASTIGLFGMVGFIDPKSGQYGGFLVAVCATLATLLVGFLLAYISFGKGENGQEKKL, encoded by the coding sequence ATGGCGCAATACGAACATCTGGTAGAAACGATCATTGAAAGTGTTGGAGGAAAGGATAATATCGAAAATGTTACACACTGTATGACTCGTCTTCGCTTTAACCTAGTGGATGATGAGTTGGTCAATGAAGGAACGCTACAAAAGAATCCACAAATTATCATGGTACAGTTTTCTGGTGGTCAGCTACAAGTAGTAATCGGGACCCATGTTGGGGATGTTTATAGTGAGTTGGTAGACCAAGTAGTACTCAATCAAACTAAAACCACTAGTAAAGAAGAACCAAAAGGATTAGTTAATAAATTTATTGAAACGATTACGAAAATCATTACCCCAACATTAGGGATATTGATTGCAACCTCGCTTGTTTTAGGGATTCAATCGCTGCTACTTTTGTTTCATCTGACAAACACGACTAGTGGTGAATATCTAATATTAAAAGCCCTTGGAAATGCGCTGTTTACGTTTTTCCCAATTGTTTTGGGGTATACGAGTGCAAAAGCTTTTCACTCAGATGGCTTTATTGGAATGATAGTGGGAGCGACGTTAGTATTCCCGTCAATTTTAACAGAGCTAACTCAAGGGAAGGCGATGTATACTCTTTTTTCAAATACGATTTTTGCAACGCCTATCTACAAAACTTTCTTTGGCATTCCGATTATGTTTCCAAGTAATGGCTATACTTCAACGGTCATCCCGATAATTTTAGCCATGTTTTTTATTTCAAAGTTAGAAAAAAAATTGACTACATTGATTCCAAAAGTAATGAGCTTTACCTTACTTCCGTTGATTACTTTAATTATTGGTGTACCAATCACAATTCTAGTATTTGGTCCGATTGCTAACTTTGCCAGCGCACTGATTACAGCAACGATTGGCTTTTTATATCATGCCTCCCCTATCTTAACAGCGATTGTGATCGGCTTGTTTTATCAGCCACTAGTTCTTCTTGGTTTGCACTGGCCGGTTGTTGCGATTGGAATCAATAACTTAGCTACTCAAGGGTTTGATACTCTTTTACCGATGATATATACAGTTCCATTTGCACAAATGGCAGTGGTCTTTGCGGTTTATCTTCGAACTAAAAGTCAAAAAGAAAAATCGTTATGTGTGCCTGCGATGATTTCAACTATATTTTGTATTATTGAACCGGCCATGTATGGGATTACTTTACCAGTCAAAAAACGTTTTGCGATTAGCTGTATTGCCAGTGCTGTCGGAGCGGTAATTATTGCTATTTTTAATGTTCACAATTATGCAAGTACAATCGGTTTGTTTGGAATGGTTGGCTTTATAGATCCTAAGTCTGGGCAGTATGGCGGATTTTTGGTAGCTGTTTGTGCGACTCTAGCGACGCTGCTAGTTGGTTTTTTACTCGCCTATATTAGTTTTGGAAAAGGAGAAAACGGGCAAGAAAAAAAGTTATAG
- a CDS encoding PRD domain-containing protein, whose protein sequence is MIIDKILNNNFLIVKDEGKERIVMGRGIAFGKKIGQKVDQNRIQKSFFLSNSEFQEKLFSLVDAVPLEIFQVIEELVELYQRKTKKEVNESIYITLSDHLNFALSRKKAEYLYKSVLIWDIEYFYPEEYEIGVWGVNRINTLLDVQLPDEEASFITLHLLGMDTGISESGDIKKVIETVQDISDIIRYHFGIDFDYHGTSYQRLITHLRFFSQRVLKGELKEATSDQEEIVLLLQKKYSESYKCVRLIEKYMEEKHDCHLTSDEKMYLVLHIQRIVFEEK, encoded by the coding sequence ATGATTATAGATAAAATATTAAATAACAATTTTTTGATTGTGAAAGATGAAGGTAAAGAAAGAATAGTGATGGGGCGTGGGATTGCTTTTGGGAAAAAAATCGGGCAAAAAGTTGACCAAAATCGAATTCAAAAAAGTTTTTTCCTATCCAACTCAGAATTTCAAGAGAAGTTATTTAGTCTAGTTGATGCGGTTCCTTTAGAAATTTTTCAAGTGATTGAAGAACTTGTTGAGCTTTATCAAAGGAAAACAAAAAAAGAAGTGAATGAGTCTATTTATATTACGTTATCCGACCATTTGAACTTTGCTTTATCTCGAAAAAAAGCAGAATATTTATATAAAAGTGTACTCATATGGGATATTGAATATTTTTATCCAGAAGAGTATGAAATAGGTGTTTGGGGTGTCAATCGAATTAACACATTACTTGACGTTCAATTACCAGATGAAGAAGCTAGCTTTATTACGCTACATTTATTGGGAATGGATACTGGAATCTCAGAATCTGGTGATATAAAAAAAGTGATAGAAACAGTGCAAGATATTAGTGATATTATCCGCTATCATTTTGGGATTGATTTTGATTATCATGGGACGAGCTATCAGCGTTTAATTACACATTTGCGTTTTTTCTCACAGCGAGTGCTAAAAGGGGAGTTAAAAGAGGCGACATCTGACCAAGAAGAAATTGTGCTATTATTGCAAAAAAAGTATTCAGAGTCTTACAAATGTGTACGTTTGATTGAAAAGTATATGGAAGAAAAACATGACTGTCACTTAACAAGCGATGAAAAAATGTATCTAGTCTTGCATATTCAACGCATTGTTTTTGAAGAAAAATAA
- the bglX gene encoding beta-glucosidase BglX, giving the protein MRKEELVQLIGSLTTEEKVGQLIQLTGNFFDAEDTVMETGPLKKIGFNEETFDLYSTGSLLNVVEPKNIYDIQKKNLAKTKHNIPLLFMADVIYGYKTIFPIPIAQTCSWNFDLIEKAAKVMAKECYDSGIHVTFAPMVDIVRDIRWGRVLESPGEDPILAREYAKSMTKGIQGDESILPQDHLAACVKHFAAYGAPIAGKEYNGVELSEEALHNVYLPSYQAAIAAGSKLVMTAFNTLNGVPCTGNKWLNQEILREEFQFPGVLISDYAAIEELKVHGYTANDLESAKMAIENTVDIDMKTSVYANHLPALANENPEIMKLLDDSVLRVLELKNDLGLFEDPYRGLDPLDFSKGKRLTTQHRQTSLQLAEESVVLLKNEQVLPLKKAEKVAVIGPYGEEKATIGFWAITGDTKDTVSLLEGLKQLADEGIVLPAFAKGCNILPASEVDQYDKYSQAIDIDIHSEETMLEEAIKVASNVDTIVLALGESTYQSGEGGSRTTPCLPKNQVKLLKALKKLGKKIILIVYAGRPLLLDEIVEDVAAILYAWFPGTMSGQALANILYGKANPCAKLSMTFPRSVGQLPIYYNSGSTGRPVQASNPNHRFASRYLDEDNSPLYCFGYGQSYTEFAYGKVELDKESMDENGTITASVTVKNTGNCAGKEIVQLYLQDIAASVVRPVKELKDFRKVILDSGEEKTLQFKITEQQLRFYSPKEGWISESGAFNLFIGKDSEDNQQQGRFYLIKN; this is encoded by the coding sequence ATGCGTAAAGAAGAACTGGTACAGCTAATTGGCAGTTTAACAACAGAAGAAAAAGTCGGACAGCTCATTCAGTTGACGGGTAACTTTTTTGATGCAGAGGACACCGTAATGGAAACGGGACCATTAAAAAAAATTGGTTTTAATGAGGAGACTTTTGATTTATATTCAACAGGTTCCTTGTTAAATGTGGTTGAGCCTAAAAATATTTATGATATTCAAAAAAAAAATTTGGCAAAAACGAAGCACAATATTCCATTACTTTTTATGGCAGATGTTATTTATGGGTACAAAACAATTTTTCCGATTCCAATCGCTCAAACGTGTAGCTGGAACTTTGATTTAATTGAGAAGGCAGCCAAAGTGATGGCAAAAGAATGTTACGATTCCGGGATTCATGTAACATTTGCACCGATGGTTGATATTGTTCGAGATATCAGATGGGGAAGGGTCTTAGAGTCCCCAGGAGAAGATCCAATACTTGCAAGAGAGTATGCCAAAAGCATGACAAAAGGAATTCAAGGAGACGAATCGATTCTTCCACAGGATCATCTTGCTGCCTGTGTGAAGCATTTTGCAGCGTATGGGGCCCCAATTGCTGGAAAAGAGTACAATGGCGTTGAGCTATCCGAAGAAGCACTACACAATGTTTATTTACCAAGTTATCAAGCCGCTATTGCTGCAGGGAGTAAACTGGTAATGACTGCTTTCAACACGCTAAATGGTGTCCCTTGTACAGGAAATAAATGGCTGAACCAAGAAATTCTTAGAGAAGAGTTTCAGTTTCCAGGTGTCCTCATCTCAGATTATGCGGCGATTGAAGAACTAAAAGTGCATGGGTACACAGCAAATGACTTAGAATCAGCCAAAATGGCTATTGAAAATACAGTTGATATTGATATGAAGACATCTGTATACGCCAATCACTTGCCAGCATTGGCCAATGAAAATCCAGAAATCATGAAGTTGTTGGATGATTCGGTTTTACGAGTGCTAGAACTGAAGAATGATTTGGGCTTGTTTGAAGATCCATATCGTGGGCTCGATCCACTTGATTTTTCGAAAGGGAAGCGATTGACTACTCAACACAGGCAGACGTCTTTGCAATTAGCTGAAGAGTCCGTGGTTCTTTTGAAAAATGAACAGGTGCTGCCTTTGAAAAAAGCAGAAAAAGTCGCTGTGATTGGGCCTTATGGAGAGGAAAAAGCAACTATTGGTTTTTGGGCTATTACGGGTGATACCAAAGATACGGTGTCGCTTTTAGAGGGACTTAAGCAATTGGCAGATGAGGGTATTGTGCTGCCAGCTTTTGCCAAAGGCTGCAATATTTTGCCAGCTTCTGAGGTTGATCAATATGATAAATATAGTCAGGCCATTGATATCGATATTCACTCGGAAGAAACCATGCTTGAAGAGGCAATCAAAGTTGCTTCAAATGTGGATACAATCGTTTTGGCTTTAGGCGAATCTACGTATCAAAGTGGTGAAGGTGGCTCTCGCACAACGCCTTGTTTGCCTAAAAATCAAGTAAAGTTATTAAAAGCGTTAAAAAAATTAGGGAAAAAAATCATCTTGATTGTTTATGCGGGACGTCCCTTACTCCTAGATGAAATTGTTGAGGATGTTGCAGCGATTCTCTATGCGTGGTTTCCAGGAACGATGTCAGGGCAGGCCTTAGCCAATATTCTTTATGGGAAAGCCAATCCTTGTGCTAAATTATCAATGACATTCCCACGATCAGTTGGGCAATTGCCAATCTACTATAATAGTGGATCGACTGGGCGACCTGTACAAGCGAGTAATCCCAATCATCGTTTTGCTTCGAGGTACTTGGATGAAGACAATAGTCCACTTTACTGCTTTGGATATGGTCAGTCCTATACAGAGTTCGCTTATGGGAAAGTGGAATTAGACAAAGAAAGTATGGACGAAAACGGTACTATCACGGCATCGGTAACAGTTAAAAATACTGGTAATTGTGCAGGAAAAGAAATTGTCCAGTTATACCTTCAAGATATTGCAGCTTCGGTTGTACGACCGGTGAAGGAGCTAAAAGACTTCCGAAAAGTTATTTTAGATAGTGGAGAAGAAAAAACGCTTCAGTTTAAAATAACTGAACAACAGTTAAGATTTTATTCACCCAAAGAAGGTTGGATAAGCGAAAGCGGTGCGTTTAATCTATTTATTGGGAAAGATTCAGAGGATAATCAGCAGCAAGGAAGATTTTATTTGATTAAAAACTAG
- a CDS encoding sucrose-specific PTS transporter subunit IIBC, with protein sequence MSNENEYKVIAKELIEAVGGSENIISMAHCATRLRLIVKDRDSIDDEKVEEINKVKGYFFTSGQYQIIFGTGTVNRVYEAVESLGVSATSKSELKEIASDEEDNWFKRMLRVFGDVFVPIIPALVATGLFMGLRNVVTQEQILHWFGLVPADISSNFLVITQVLTDTAFSFLPVLVCWSAFRVFGGSPLLGILLGLMLVSPLLPTSWDVAQGNANPLMFFGFIKVAGYQGSVLPAFIMGFVGSNIEKKIRKHVPEVLDLIVTPFLSLLLMLLIALFVVGPLFHQVEVWMLDIVKLLLNLPFGLGGLVYGAINQIIVVTGLHHALNLIEIQMLADNHWNLVNPISSASMAAQAGAAFAVGMKTKSAKIKSVAFPSSFSALLGISEPALFGVNIRYVKPFFMGCIGGGVGGFLASLFSLKATGMSITVIPGMLLYLNSQLPLYILVCVVGFAVAFTLTWLFGYKDEVGKEFKHA encoded by the coding sequence TTGAGTAATGAAAACGAATACAAAGTCATTGCGAAAGAACTTATAGAAGCCGTAGGTGGTAGCGAAAATATTATATCTATGGCACATTGTGCAACAAGATTGCGCTTGATTGTCAAGGATAGAGATAGTATAGATGATGAAAAAGTAGAGGAAATTAATAAAGTAAAAGGTTATTTTTTTACCTCTGGTCAGTATCAGATTATTTTTGGAACTGGAACTGTCAATCGTGTATATGAGGCAGTGGAGTCGCTTGGAGTATCTGCCACGTCTAAGTCAGAATTAAAAGAGATTGCCTCTGATGAAGAAGACAATTGGTTTAAGCGTATGTTGAGAGTATTTGGAGACGTGTTTGTGCCAATTATCCCCGCTCTAGTTGCAACAGGTCTTTTTATGGGACTGAGGAATGTTGTGACACAAGAGCAAATTTTGCATTGGTTTGGATTAGTGCCTGCTGATATCTCAAGCAATTTTTTAGTGATTACGCAGGTACTAACTGATACAGCATTTAGTTTTTTACCCGTTTTGGTCTGCTGGTCCGCATTTAGAGTATTTGGAGGCTCCCCACTTTTGGGTATCTTGTTAGGGCTCATGCTAGTCAGCCCGTTATTGCCAACTTCTTGGGATGTAGCACAAGGAAATGCTAACCCATTAATGTTTTTTGGTTTTATTAAAGTGGCTGGTTACCAAGGATCCGTTTTACCTGCATTTATTATGGGTTTTGTCGGTTCTAATATTGAAAAGAAAATAAGAAAGCATGTTCCAGAGGTTTTGGATTTGATTGTGACGCCATTTTTAAGTTTGTTATTAATGCTTCTTATTGCCTTGTTTGTAGTAGGACCACTTTTCCATCAAGTGGAAGTCTGGATGTTAGACATTGTGAAGTTACTACTCAATTTACCATTTGGACTCGGCGGATTAGTATACGGTGCCATCAACCAAATCATTGTGGTAACTGGGTTACATCACGCGTTAAATTTAATCGAAATCCAAATGTTAGCCGACAATCACTGGAATTTGGTCAATCCAATTAGCTCAGCTTCAATGGCTGCGCAAGCAGGCGCAGCATTTGCTGTAGGCATGAAAACAAAGAGTGCAAAAATAAAATCTGTAGCATTTCCATCTTCATTTTCTGCACTTTTAGGAATTTCCGAACCGGCACTTTTTGGTGTGAACATTCGTTACGTTAAACCGTTTTTCATGGGATGTATTGGTGGTGGCGTAGGCGGATTTCTTGCAAGTCTCTTTTCTCTAAAAGCAACAGGAATGTCCATCACGGTTATTCCAGGTATGCTATTGTACTTAAACAGTCAATTACCATTATACATTCTTGTTTGTGTGGTAGGATTTGCTGTAGCATTTACTTTAACTTGGTTGTTTGGTTATAAAGATGAAGTTGGAAAGGAATTCAAACATGCGTAA
- a CDS encoding helix-turn-helix domain-containing protein — translation MDQEYETIYLDAKTNSYLFKFFSQDTKRIIPMHVHKEIELLYCVSGCLKIWIGGEIVVLKQNEFYVINSLVPHATQSLTENEVIVLYLSESFLKDENVQVDISSKKKETAEYQVTVDTIKEVEVQHEQVTEYLPYLQKSLIHKLQYLLLRFFSQAVDETSERKRIQNEKVSRVIKIIQDNYTKELTLAKLSRLSGYSMNYLSRMFHQYTGQTFIEYKRSLCLEAAIKMMDATDLSLEEISIRSGFPNEKSMRMYFKTMIGVTPRKYKMLKNDRK, via the coding sequence ATGGATCAAGAATATGAAACCATTTATTTAGATGCAAAAACCAACAGTTATCTATTTAAATTTTTTTCACAAGATACGAAGCGAATTATCCCAATGCATGTCCATAAAGAAATCGAATTGTTATATTGTGTTTCTGGTTGCTTGAAAATTTGGATTGGTGGAGAGATTGTGGTACTAAAGCAAAATGAGTTCTATGTGATTAATAGTTTAGTCCCGCATGCTACACAAAGCTTGACAGAAAATGAAGTGATTGTTTTGTATTTATCTGAATCATTTTTAAAAGATGAAAATGTTCAAGTGGATATTTCATCAAAAAAGAAGGAAACGGCTGAGTACCAAGTAACAGTTGATACAATCAAAGAAGTCGAAGTACAGCACGAACAGGTGACGGAGTATTTACCTTATCTGCAAAAAAGTCTGATTCATAAATTGCAATACTTGCTTCTTCGTTTTTTTAGTCAAGCGGTAGATGAAACAAGTGAAAGAAAAAGAATTCAAAATGAGAAAGTCAGCCGTGTAATCAAAATCATCCAAGACAATTATACGAAAGAGTTGACCCTTGCGAAACTTTCAAGACTGAGTGGTTACTCGATGAATTATTTATCCAGAATGTTCCACCAATATACGGGTCAAACTTTTATCGAGTATAAAAGAAGCTTATGCTTAGAAGCGGCAATAAAAATGATGGATGCAACGGATTTAAGCTTAGAAGAGATTTCCATACGTTCGGGTTTCCCAAATGAAAAATCAATGCGGATGTATTTTAAAACGATGATTGGTGTTACACCGAGAAAATATAAAATGTTAAAAAATGACCGAAAATAG
- a CDS encoding helix-turn-helix transcriptional regulator, with translation MKKSERLNDMLRFLNEKKQFNLSDIMSKYEISKSTALRDLTSLEKIGLAFYSDAGRYGKYVLLNNQVLPTIRFTENELFALYMSLLMIKEYRSLPFTAEFQQIRQKFLENVSPRMRQQLHLFENKIQFENQKHPYASLYLKEVLYYSINEAKVVMFYNKKEYTVQFYQIISRFNQWYVQAYDYGNRTIKTFRCDKIEGLNKLEADKGLAPERISKIAGCNKLERSCLFKVEISSSLVDEYYKENYPTIKLKEECGHYFLCGQYHPMELDFVLSYLAKFVSGMIQIEPVALKAKLLDYFHKQVSHLQKL, from the coding sequence ATGAAAAAAAGTGAGCGATTAAATGATATGTTGCGCTTTTTAAATGAAAAAAAACAGTTCAACCTATCGGATATCATGTCTAAATATGAAATTTCTAAAAGTACGGCGCTTCGTGATCTGACTTCTTTGGAGAAAATTGGACTAGCCTTTTATAGTGATGCTGGGCGCTATGGAAAATATGTGTTACTGAATAATCAAGTGCTGCCAACCATCCGCTTCACTGAAAATGAATTATTTGCTCTTTATATGTCTTTGTTGATGATAAAAGAGTATAGAAGTTTACCTTTCACTGCTGAATTTCAACAAATTCGGCAAAAATTTTTAGAAAACGTTTCACCCAGAATGCGGCAGCAACTGCATTTATTTGAAAATAAGATTCAATTTGAAAACCAAAAGCATCCTTATGCAAGTCTGTATTTAAAAGAGGTTCTATATTATAGTATTAATGAGGCAAAAGTTGTCATGTTTTACAATAAGAAGGAGTATACAGTTCAATTTTATCAAATCATTTCACGTTTTAATCAATGGTATGTTCAAGCTTACGATTATGGCAATCGAACGATAAAGACTTTTCGCTGCGATAAGATTGAGGGATTAAACAAATTAGAAGCAGACAAAGGACTAGCACCAGAGCGAATCAGTAAAATTGCTGGTTGTAACAAATTAGAGCGAAGTTGCTTGTTTAAAGTAGAAATTTCATCTTCTTTAGTAGATGAGTATTATAAAGAAAATTATCCTACGATAAAGCTAAAGGAAGAGTGCGGACATTACTTTTTGTGCGGGCAATACCATCCAATGGAATTGGACTTTGTGCTGAGTTATTTAGCCAAATTTGTTAGTGGGATGATCCAAATTGAACCGGTAGCGTTAAAAGCGAAGTTACTTGATTACTTTCACAAGCAAGTGAGCCACTTACAGAAACTCTAA
- a CDS encoding alpha/beta fold hydrolase: MKRHYFQSETLTLSYLDNEQVGKPIIVCLHGLFGSATYFSTLLNLKEFHVFSLDQRGHGFSDHASSQAYTIQHFVQDFYAFYKQVVKTQEFVVVGHSLGGIVAYHAAAVCPDIKKIILEDIGAIEKDDCSFAAELDRSFLTLQQLNDKLAQFHLKDSVYFLERTTQKEEGWCFQFDAKHAQKIQHNLNGNHWETLLKSSCPILLLHGKKSWVISNEHALEIEKKRPHTKTIVLEEATHTINLDAPNLYLQHILAFLK; encoded by the coding sequence ATGAAACGACATTATTTTCAATCAGAAACGCTCACTCTCTCTTATCTGGATAACGAACAAGTAGGAAAGCCAATCATCGTTTGTTTACATGGATTGTTTGGTAGCGCTACTTATTTTTCAACTCTTTTAAATCTTAAAGAGTTCCATGTATTTAGCTTAGACCAACGAGGTCATGGCTTTAGCGATCACGCTTCTAGTCAAGCGTATACCATTCAGCATTTTGTTCAGGACTTTTATGCATTTTATAAGCAAGTAGTAAAAACACAAGAATTTGTTGTTGTTGGGCACTCTTTAGGTGGTATCGTAGCTTACCACGCAGCTGCTGTTTGCCCTGATATCAAAAAAATTATCTTAGAAGACATTGGCGCAATTGAAAAAGACGATTGTAGTTTTGCTGCAGAGTTGGACCGCTCTTTTCTAACACTCCAACAGCTCAATGACAAATTGGCACAATTTCATCTTAAAGATTCCGTTTACTTTTTAGAGCGTACCACTCAAAAAGAAGAGGGGTGGTGTTTTCAGTTTGATGCCAAACATGCTCAAAAAATTCAGCACAACCTCAACGGCAATCACTGGGAAACTTTGCTCAAAAGTAGTTGTCCCATTTTGCTTCTTCATGGAAAAAAATCATGGGTCATCTCAAATGAACATGCCTTAGAAATAGAGAAAAAACGTCCTCATACAAAAACAATCGTACTTGAAGAAGCTACTCACACAATCAACTTAGATGCACCCAATCTTTATCTCCAACATATTTTAGCATTTTTAAAATAA
- a CDS encoding ABC-F family ATP-binding cassette domain-containing protein produces the protein MLNLVDITQQFGDKLLYEELNLQINKGEHVGLIGQNGAGKSTLIKIITGEILPDDGKVERPKSLQLGYLDQYVQVNEEQSIQEFLQTAFQQELDKEAMITQLYAEYAESLDDKVLEKAGRLQTELDQGNFYQMDTIIQEMATGLGLEVLGLNTMLRNLSGGQRSKVILAKLLLEKPDILVLDEPTNHLDDTHIQWLTQFLQEFDGTYLVVSHDRTFLNEITTHIADIEFGKLTKYTGNLTRALKQKELNRESYLRQYEAQKKQIEKTEAYIRKYKAGSRSTMAKSREKQLSKIDRLTPPSDAAKPNIEFPYKPIVTALALETDQLCIGYEVPLLNPLSLTIRYGEKVAIRGFNGIGKSTLLKTLITEIPPISGEFHFPENTCVNYFSQDLVWENPLESPLQYLSNQFPKATTKELRRQLSKTGLTNQLAQEPLKMLSGGEQTKVKIAQMTMKPSNFLILDEPTNHIDQETKENLRKSLVKFEGTVIVVSHEQDFYEPFVERVIEIEA, from the coding sequence ATGTTGAATTTAGTTGATATCACACAGCAATTCGGAGATAAGTTATTATACGAAGAGTTAAACTTACAGATAAATAAAGGCGAGCATGTGGGGTTAATCGGTCAAAATGGTGCTGGAAAAAGTACGCTAATCAAAATTATTACGGGAGAAATCTTGCCTGACGATGGCAAAGTAGAACGTCCCAAAAGCTTACAATTGGGGTATTTGGATCAATATGTGCAAGTGAATGAAGAACAAAGTATTCAAGAGTTTCTACAAACTGCTTTTCAACAAGAGTTGGATAAAGAGGCTATGATTACCCAGCTATACGCAGAATATGCCGAAAGTCTGGATGACAAAGTACTAGAAAAAGCGGGACGTTTACAAACAGAATTGGATCAAGGTAATTTCTATCAAATGGACACGATTATTCAAGAAATGGCCACGGGTCTTGGGCTTGAAGTGTTAGGTCTTAATACAATGCTCCGAAATTTAAGTGGTGGTCAGCGCTCTAAAGTTATACTTGCCAAATTACTTTTAGAAAAGCCAGATATTTTAGTACTGGATGAACCGACAAACCATTTGGATGATACTCATATCCAATGGTTAACTCAATTTTTACAAGAGTTTGATGGCACATATCTAGTAGTTTCACATGATCGGACTTTCTTAAATGAAATCACTACTCACATTGCAGATATAGAATTCGGAAAATTAACAAAATATACTGGGAACTTGACACGTGCCTTAAAGCAAAAAGAATTAAATCGCGAATCTTACTTGAGACAATACGAAGCACAGAAAAAACAGATTGAAAAAACAGAGGCGTATATCCGCAAGTATAAGGCGGGTTCGCGCTCAACGATGGCAAAAAGTAGAGAAAAACAACTGTCCAAAATTGATCGTTTGACACCACCAAGTGATGCTGCAAAACCTAATATAGAATTTCCTTACAAACCGATTGTCACTGCACTTGCACTTGAAACGGATCAACTTTGTATAGGGTATGAAGTTCCGTTACTCAATCCACTGAGCCTAACGATTCGTTATGGAGAAAAAGTTGCAATTAGAGGGTTTAATGGGATTGGAAAGTCGACGTTACTCAAAACCTTGATTACAGAAATTCCCCCGATCTCAGGAGAGTTTCATTTTCCTGAAAATACTTGTGTGAATTATTTTTCACAGGACTTGGTTTGGGAGAACCCATTAGAAAGTCCACTGCAATACTTAAGTAATCAGTTTCCTAAAGCCACAACAAAAGAGTTGAGACGACAATTATCCAAGACAGGACTGACAAATCAATTGGCTCAAGAGCCATTAAAAATGCTAAGTGGAGGCGAACAAACGAAAGTCAAAATTGCTCAGATGACCATGAAGCCAAGCAATTTTTTAATTTTAGATGAGCCGACCAATCATATTGATCAAGAAACAAAAGAAAACCTACGCAAAAGTTTGGTCAAATTTGAAGGAACAGTAATTGTAGTCTCGCATGAGCAAGACTTTTATGAACCATTTGTAGAACGTGTGATTGAAATTGAAGCCTAA
- a CDS encoding alpha/beta fold hydrolase: MCEIKSIYEGCVQGYEFLPGKECVKGTILTFGGSEGGCLFDIAQNLAENGQHVYALYYFGKTCLPATLSQIELNFFEKVVTYLRDTQVSLQPLTIVGASRGAELALLLASYYPTMVSHLVLFSPSAYAFQGIQGKGTWLYQGKELPYIRFSRKSTFNQLVSRIKKQPFIWANEFRKETAHNKNALVAQIDPALYLGDMLLFVGKMDQVWHSLDMAELLLQKVGGKRCEVHIYEEAGHCFYPGYSLGGTFDGNAFAQQDSLRRMNEKIVEWHQ, translated from the coding sequence GTGTGTGAGATTAAAAGCATTTATGAAGGCTGTGTGCAAGGATACGAGTTTCTTCCAGGGAAAGAGTGCGTAAAAGGAACGATTTTGACCTTTGGTGGCTCAGAAGGTGGATGTCTGTTTGATATTGCCCAAAATCTTGCGGAAAACGGACAACATGTATATGCGCTTTATTACTTTGGGAAAACCTGTCTTCCTGCTACTCTTAGTCAGATAGAGCTGAACTTTTTCGAAAAAGTAGTAACTTACTTGCGCGATACTCAAGTAAGCCTGCAGCCACTCACGATTGTAGGAGCTTCAAGAGGGGCAGAGCTTGCTTTATTACTGGCAAGCTATTATCCTACAATGGTTTCTCACCTGGTACTATTTTCGCCATCCGCTTATGCTTTTCAGGGAATTCAAGGTAAGGGGACATGGCTCTATCAGGGAAAAGAGCTTCCTTACATTCGTTTCTCACGAAAGAGTACGTTCAATCAGTTGGTGAGCCGAATCAAAAAGCAACCTTTTATATGGGCCAACGAGTTTCGCAAAGAAACAGCACACAACAAGAATGCCTTAGTTGCGCAAATCGACCCTGCGTTATATCTGGGTGATATGCTCCTTTTTGTTGGGAAAATGGATCAAGTCTGGCATAGTTTGGATATGGCAGAACTTCTTTTACAAAAAGTAGGCGGAAAGAGATGTGAAGTACATATCTATGAAGAGGCAGGACACTGCTTTTATCCTGGATACAGTTTGGGTGGTACGTTTGATGGGAACGCTTTTGCACAACAAGACAGTCTAAGAAGAATGAATGAAAAAATTGTTGAATGGCATCAGTAA